One window of the Megalops cyprinoides isolate fMegCyp1 chromosome 2, fMegCyp1.pri, whole genome shotgun sequence genome contains the following:
- the LOC118772748 gene encoding mitochondrial coenzyme A transporter SLC25A42-like: MENGVQEHQGAISHGDVLSHPSAGQTEGLKQDAGHAVLNSLLSGALAGAVAKTSVAPLDRTKIIFQVSSSRFSAKEAYRLIYRTYLQEGFLGLWRGNSATMVRVVPYAAIQFCAHEQYKKLLGGYYSFQGKALPPFPRFLAGSLAGTTAAMLTYPLDMVRARMAVTPKEMYSNILHVFARISQEEGMKTLYRGFTPTILGVVPYAGLSFFTYETLKKLHAEKSGRVQPHSYERLAFGACAGLIGQSASYPLDVVRRRMQTAGVTGHTYSSIMGTMREILAKEGLVRGLYKGLSMNWIKGPITVGVSFTTFDLTQILLRRLQQQGYFPQ, encoded by the exons ATGGAGAATGGAGTGCAAGAACACCAGGGCGCAATATCACATGGTGATGTACTTTCACACCCCTCTGCCGGCCAAACTGAG ggccTAAAGCAAGATGCTGGTCATGCTGTGCTCAATTCCCTATTGTCGGGGGCCTTGGCTGGAGCTGTGGCCAAAACATCTGTGGCTCCACTGGACAGAACCAAGATCATCTTTCAAG tGTCTTCAAGCAGATTTTCAGCCAAG GAAGCATACAGGCTCATCTACCGCACCTACCTGCAGGAGGGTTTCCTCGGCCTGTGGAGGGGGAACTCTGCCACCATGGTGCGCGTCGTTCCCTACGCAGCTATCCAGTTCTGTGCGCACGAGCAGTACAAGAAGCTGCTGGGAGGCTACTACAGCTTCCAGGGGAA AGCGCTGCCTCCATTCCCTCGCTTCCTGGCGGGATCGCTGGCCGGGACGACAGCTGCCATGCTGACATACCCGCTGGACATGGTCCGTGCCAGAATGGCGGTCACCCCCAAAGAAAT GTACAGCAACATCCTGCACGTGTTCGCACGGATCTCGCAGGAGGAGGGCATGAAGACCCTGTATCGAGGCTTCACCCCCACCATCCTGGGAGTGGTCCCGTACGCAGGACTCAGCTTCTTCACATACGAGACGCTAAAGAAGCTGCACGCAG AGAAAAGTGGACGGGTGCAGCCGCACTCCTACGAGAGGCTGGCGTTCGGGGCGTGTGCGGGGCTGATCGGCCAGTCAGCGTCATACCCACTGGACGTGGTGCGCCGGCGCATGCAGACCGCGGGGGTGACGGGCCACACGTACAGCAGCATCATGGGTACCATGAGGGAGATTTTGGCAAAGGAGGGGCTGGTGCGTGGGCTCTACAAAGGCCTCAGTATGAACTGGATCAAGGGCCCCATCACTGTGGGTGTCAGCTTCACTACTTTTGACCTCACTCAGATCCTCTTACGCAGATTGCAACAGCAAGGGTACTTTCCCCAATGA